The following proteins come from a genomic window of Theileria equi strain WA chromosome 2 map unlocalized gcontig_1105316255037, whole genome shotgun sequence:
- a CDS encoding DnaJ domain containing protein (encoded by transcript BEWA_043140A): protein MDANREDAYVCFKVAKTAMLRQDYTKALKFLKKANSMYPTPEFKHLLDECLNKLSHSEQSREYRDHSHDSSNRSTSGNVNTADRSPQNNPDTTPSEHDKLCRRVLSAKTYYEVLLVAREDSVDTIKRSYKKLALKLHPDKNPSHLASEAFKKVSTAFQCLTNPKSREHYDMYGEDGPETQTAHREQFVTPEQLFEAFFGLNVNHNRMHRNFVYTRRANDNRLVGQTSPLSQLIPLFLLFLFIILPSLLTSRTAEFQFEKSSKFSQKETTVINGVVYYVDPTKFPQKYPPKSQQRLRMEYEVDYAFFDYKCSADRKESQRKIYSYLSSFKNPPSELYDTPKSCVTLGRLRRDYSDFMNGGF, encoded by the exons ATGGATGCTAATCGTGAGGATGCCTATGTTTGCTTCAAGGTTGCGAAAACCGCGATGCTCCGGCAAGATTATACCAAG GCCCTTAAATTTCTTAAGAAGGCGAATTCTATGTATCCTACACCGGAATTCAAACATCTATTGGATGAATGCCTGAATAAGTTATCCCATTCAGAGCAATCACGCGAATACAGAGATCATTCCCATG attcatCCAATAGAAGTACAAGTGGAAATGTAAACACAGCAGATAGAAGTCCACAAAATAATCCCGATACAACGCCTTCTGAACATGATAAACTCTGTCGCCGAGTTCTCAGCGCAAAAACGTATTATGAAGTATTATTAGTTGCTCGCGAAGACTCTGTAGATACTATAAAGCGTTCATATAAGAAG TTGGCATTAAAATTACATCCTGATAAAAACCCATCGCATTTGGCGTCTGAAGCATTTAAAAAGGTCTCTACCGCATTTCAGTGTTTAACAAACCCAAAATCCCGTGAACATTACGATATGTATGGCGAAGATGGTCCAGAAACTCAAACGGCTCATCGAGAACAATTTGTCACACCTGAACAATTGTTCGAGGCATTTTTTGGATTGAATGTTAATCATAATCGTATGCACCGTAACTTCGTTTACACACGTCGTGCGAATGACAATAGGTTAGT AGGACAAACAAGTCCACTTAGTCAACTCATCCCCCTTTTTTTACTTTTTCTCTTCATAATTCTTCCAAGCCTATTAACTTCCAGAACGGCCGAATTTCAGTTTGAGAAATCTTCAAAGTTCAGTCAAAAGGAGACTACGGTCATAAATGGCGTAGTATATTATGTAGATCCGACAAAATTTCCGCAAAAATACCCTCCAAAATCACAACAACGACTCAGGATGGAATATGAAGTGGATTATGCTTTTTTTGATTATAAGTGTTCTGCCGATAGAAAAGAAAGCCAACGGAAGATATACTCATACTTATCATCATTCAAAAACCCACCATCCGAGCTGTATGATACTCCAAAGAGTTGTGTAACACTTGGAAGATTGAGAAGAGATTACTCTGATTTCATGAATGGTGGATTTTGA
- a CDS encoding hypothetical protein (encoded by transcript BEWA_043100A): MGFMINLFAGCSLPVISKSKYTSFLQLRICCECCLNGHKNDVIWSRNFITTKGYLEDSSNPIKTRSETGNRLEKRHKLSKKVRKTIMSIERLYKPSTNTEVCPKPEITEDIDLPPADEADTAILESDGNYEHVQNLVKKIYKSATSHVYNDALWKRYVQQLQVIIPLLRPSDLCLVLYSFGKIK; the protein is encoded by the coding sequence ATGGGAtttatgataaatttgtttGCTGGTTGTTCCTTACCAGTCATTTCCAAATCAAAATACACATCTTTCCTACAACTGCGAATTTGTTGCGAATGTTGTTTAAATGGCCATAAAAACGATGTAATTTGGTCGAGAAATTTCATTACAACTAAAGGTTATCTGGAAGATTCCTCTAATCCTATAAAAACACGATCTGAAACTGGAAATCGATTGGAGAAACGTCATAAATTGAGCAAGAAAGTCAGAAAGACTATTATGTCGATTGAAAGGCTTTACAAACCTAGTACTAATACAGAAGTTTGTCCAAAACCCGAAATAACGGAAGATATTGATCTACCACCTGCTGACGAGGCAGACACAGCAATCTTGGAATCAGATGGTAATTATGAACATGTACAAAACTTAGTTAAAAAGATATATAAATCAGCAACAAGCCATGTGTATAACGATGCGTTGTGGAAAAGATATGTGCAACAATTACAAGTCATTATTCCTCTCTTGCGACCCTCGGATTTGTGTCTGGTCTTGTACTCGTTCGGGAAAATAAAGTAA
- a CDS encoding conserved hypothetical protein (encoded by transcript BEWA_043160A), translated as MTTEPAPAQQTPTRQQGNWFVRLLFQLVLFRLIYSYFSGPGTTVDPYTGLPPDIYACVTNDNKLDFENLENSGKIVFSRENQLYTHKRNNPFDQSKVTYKAHSKFYNDQDEPLYIFVFLIPHKAYEIKVVPFYKSTFKDGFEGHYIVKTLPLTKMKHITSSGISLMGNEDEDGEIIKEEVKHWIPRLDINLVYDLSDQVYSGSNPYFDDYTKHFDQGVFDPLLNLSQFWVLNEHYVHIESDNELDLTINYSTCSPMYYLLTNHMKNTGETKNRFGRQSNKEFDMLKRTLMTTNIYMLIFSACFILLHTLFSAFALKNDIQFWKNNDSMEGLSALSIIINFICDIIIGLYIFDSEEKSWLLLFEIALGVCASGWKVTKAVKIHTSLSYPFIRFESSKNYVESKTKEYDEIAIKYMSIAMTPCIVGYAIYSLYYLKHKSWYSYIISVAAGSVYTFGFIMMTPQLYINYKLQSVEHLPWRALIYKALNTFVDDVASFLIEMPWLHRLSCFRDDIIFFCYIYQRWKYRVDPSRNDWEPKKDGEAPALQNLEEVAPSTNITDDSDSKDTATRRK; from the exons ATGACTACTGAACCTGCGCCAGCTCAGCAGACGCCTACCAGACAGCAAGGAA ATTGGTTTGTTCGACTGCTTTTCCAATTAGTCCTTTTCCGGTTGATTTATTCATACTTTAGCGGTCCAGGAACAACTGTAGATCCATACACCGGACTTCCACCG GATATTTATGCCTGCGTAACAAATGATAACAAACTCgattttgagaatcttgaaAATTCTGGGAAGATTGTATTTTCAAGAGAAAATCAATTGTATACACATAAGAGGAATAACCCGTTTGATCAGTCGAAAGTAACATATAAAGCACACAGTAAATTTTATAATGATCAAGATGAACCTCTTTACATCTTTGTCTTCTTAATCCCTCATAAAGCATATGAAATCAAAGTG GTACCATTTTACAAAAGTACTTTCAAGGATGGTTTTGAGGGCCATTATATTGTTAAGACCCTTCCTCTCACGAAGATGAAACATATAACTAGTAGCGGAATAAGTCTTATGGGAAATgaggatgaggatggaGAGATAATTAAGGAAGAAGTTAAGCATTGGATTCCTCGTTTGGATATTAATCTGGTTTATGATTTGTCGGATCAGGTATATTCAGGAAGTAACCCCTATTTTGACGATTACACAAAACATTTTGACCAAGGGGTATTTGATCCTTTGTTAAATTTGTCTCAGTTTTGGGTTTTAAACGAACATTATGTTCACATAGAATCGGATAATGAA CTCGATCTTACCATAAATTATTCGACGTGTAGTCCAATGTATTATTTGCTAACAAATCATATGAAAAATACTGGTGAGACAAAAAACCGTTTTGGTAGACAATCAAATAAAGAGTTTGATATGCTTAAACGTACATTAATGACAACAAACATCTACATGTTAATCTTTTCTGCGTGCTTCATTTTGTTGCACACACTTTTTTCCGCATTCGCACTAAAGAATG ATATTCAATTCTGGAAAAACAATGATTCTATGGAGGGCCTTTCAGCTTTATCTATAATCATAAATTTTATTTGTGAC ATTATAATTGGCTTGTACATTTTCGATAGTGAGGAGAAGTCGTGGTTGCTTCTGTTTGAAATTGCACTTGGTGTTTGTGCATCTGGATGGAAAGTAACAAAGGCTGTGAAAATCCATACGAGTCTATCTTATCCATTCATAAGATTTGAGAGTTCCAAG AATTATGTCGAATCTAAAACAAAGgaatatgatgaaataGCCATAAAATACATGTCGATAGCAATGACTCCCTGC ATTGTTGGATATGCTATTTATTCTTTGTATTATCTAAAACACAAGTCATGGTACTCTTACATAATCTCTGTGGCTGCTGGATCAGTCTATACTTTTG GATTTATCATGATGACTCCACAGCTATATATCAACTACAAATTGCAATCCGTAGAGCACTTGCCATGGAGAGCTTTAATATACAA GGCACTAAACACTTTTGTGGATGATGTAGCATCGTTTCTAATAGAAATGCCGTGGTTACACAGGCTCTCATGTTTTAGAGATGATATAATCTTCTTTTGTTACATTTACCAACGATGGAAGTACAGAGTCGATCCATCAAGAAATGATTGGGAACCTAAAAAAGACGGAGAAGCTCCAGCTTTACAAAATCTTGAAGAGGTTGCACCCTCAACCAATATTACAGATGATTCGGATTCTAAAGATACTGCAACTAGgagaaaataa
- a CDS encoding hypothetical protein (encoded by transcript BEWA_043120A) — MTIIIKKPFLGPYSYYASSTQMTAIAKAEHMLLSLKGFNVFILPYYEWNSLKTEEDKMKYLSNFGKIAASSISAVPWSPNVQ; from the exons ATGACCATAATCATCAAAAAACCATTTCTAGGTCCATACAGTTACTATGCTAGCTCAACTCAGATGACAGCCATCGCTAAGGCCGAACATATGCTTCTTTCTCTGAAG GGTTTTAATGTATTTATTCTACCATATTACGAATGGAATTCTCTGAAGactgaagaagataagaTGAAGTACTTAtcaaactttggaaagatTGCTGCTTCATCAATTTCAGCTGTTCCATGGAGTCCAAATGTACAATAG
- a CDS encoding conserved hypothetical protein (encoded by transcript BEWA_043080A) — MLDICFYFNPKFSDFLLVNVANDINGEITRLRNHTSGLFLNSKIVIIGYSMGSVIGDELIRGNTDRMTNLNPSERPKLEHKVDYFFAVGSPLSCALVYQTPRFINTGLKFPDGVRYLNVFHPYDPIACRWERLIYRDIKKIPDPVVLPFWQNNGFKNWYDWDKRMQHAKSVIVDNITDVAASISKSIFGWWGRSENDSVLNKNITSSDNRRRAFESFRTRLKDQNTLDILEAFDDPRNPITDGIITEKKEDYSRTNDTDSVFFLQSEEDIFSDIEEIKASEKALDQLNKSNQSLPVRYDFQLQEDATEHYLNPLAILQSHISYWGSKDVALFILKTVHGSHESISITALLSAIETKAKKLSFVAVNKTLKQQFLAIAEDAKRAFEKVSKEDLTLKTENVATLKTAWNAITKTNDVDVYPNELLTCDIIETDDSFSAQ; from the exons ATGTTGGACATATGTTTTTATTTCAATCCTAAATTCTCCGATTTTTTGTTAGTGAATGTTGCaaatgatataaatggCGAGATAACAAGATTACGCAATCACACATCTGGTCTATTCCTGAATTCCAAAATTGTCATAATTGGTTATTCTATGGGTTCCGTTATAGGCGATGAGTTGATAAGAGGAAACACAGATCGTATG ACAAATCTTAATCCTTCTGAACGTCCAAAATTGGAACATAAGGTGGATTATTTTTTCGCAGTAGGGAGTCCATTATCATGTGCTTTGGTCTATCAAACGCCTAGG TTTATAAACACTGGTTTGAAGTTTCCGGATGGTGTGCGTTATTTGAATGTGTTTCATCCCTACGATCCTATAGCGTGTCGTTGGGAGAGGCTAATATACAGAGACATAAAAAAGATTCCAGATCCTGTTGTATTACCATTTTGGCAAAATAATGGGTTTAAAAATTGGTATGATTGGGACAAGAGAATGCAG CATGCAAAATCTGTAATAGTAGACAATATAACTGATGTGGCTGCATCTATAAGTAAAAGTATCTTTGGGTGGTGGGGACGTAGTGAAAATGATAGTGTATTAAATAAGAATATAACCTCTAGTGATAATCGTAGAAGGGCATTTGAAAGCTTCAGGACCAGACTAAAGGATCAAAATACTTTAGATATACTAGAAGCCTTTGATGATCCTAGAAACCCTATTACCGATGGGATTATAACTGAAAAAAAAGAGGATTATTCTAGAACA AATGACACTGATAGTGTGTTTTTTCTACAATCTGAAGAGGATATTTTTAGTGATATAGAAGAGATTAAAGCTTCAGAAAAAGCACTGGACCAGTTAAATAAGTCAAATCAATCGTTGCCAGTAAGATACGATTTTCAGCTACAGGAAGATGCAACGGAACACTATTTAAATCCACTTGCAATTCTACAATCGCATATTAGCTATTGGGGCTCAAAAGACGTTGCGTTATTTATATTAAAGACAGTACACGGAAGTCACGAGAGTATATCCATAACAGCTTTACTATCTGCAATAGAAACAAAAGCCAAAAAACTATCTTTTGTGGCCGTGAATAAGACCTTGAAGCAACAATTTTTGGCCATAGCAGAAGATGCTAAAAGGGCTTTCGAAAAGGTTTCAAAGGAG GATTTAACGCTCAAAACCGAGAATGTGGCAACTCTGAAAACCGCTTGGAACGCCATTACAAAGACCAATGACGTTGACGTTTATCCAAATGAACTTTTAACATGTGATATTATTGAAACTGATGATAGTTTCTCTGCACAATGA
- a CDS encoding conserved hypothetical protein (encoded by transcript BEWA_043170A): MALTSSKFLEAQSFGKKILKYLNNTGSPFHSVKQIIKYMSDHNVPITHLKESSPWNLEKGRCYCLANDSGTMMAFKIGKNFNPSKGGLILVASHTDSPCLKLDFKSHTSSKGFDQVNVCTYGGGLWHTWLDRELGVAGKVVVRSNNRLEERLIHVRNPLIIVPNLAIHLQSSQEREALKLNKQNHLRGIISTECVHKLNADETEPLLKFLAGKLNCTVEDIVDIDLCLMESTAATLSGVYEEFITSGRLDNLASCFASVAGFSDFILHPEGNDDSIVGIVAYNYEEIGSTLEYGANSEVTSNWLNKIFSTLGSKLQETSSRSLLISADMAHGVHPNYPEKHIDTHMPYFHKGVVIKRNVNGRYATDIKSSSIIKAVAEKVDVPLQDFRTGNDTPCGSTIGPYLSSRLCIPVVDVGIPQLAMHSIRETCSLVDVFDFYSLSKALFSSSNIIDSYNGYN, encoded by the exons ATGGCATTGACTAGTTCCAAGTTTCTAGAAGCTCAAAGTTTTGGGAAGAAAATcctaaaatatttgaacAATACTGGATCGCCTTTTCACTCTGTTAAGCAGATCATCAAGTACATGTCCGATCATAATGTACCAATTACACATCTAAAAGAGAG TTCTCCTTGGAATCTGGAAAAAGGTAGATGTTATTGTCTAGCTAATGACAGTGGTACAATGATGGCGTTCAAAATTG GTAAAAACTTTAATCCAAGCAAGGGTGGACTTATACTTGTCGCTTCTCATACGGATTCTCCCTGTCTAAAACTGGATTTTAAATCTCATACAAGCTCTAAGGGATTCGATCAG GTTAACGTATGCACATATGGTGGAGGATTATGGCATACATGGCTTGATAGGGAACTTGGCGTAGCAGGGAAGGTTGTCGTTCGCAGCAACA ACCGTCTTGAGGAAAGGTTGATTCACGTGCGCAATCCACTGATAATAGTCCCGAATTTGGCAATACATTTACAAAGTTCTCAGGAACGTGAAGCACTAAAGTTGAATAAG CAAAATCACTTGAGGGGAATTATTAGCACTGAATGCGTACATAAACTGAATGCTGATGAAACGGAGCCTTTATTAAAATTCTTAGCCGG aAAACTTAACTGCACTGTTGAAGATATTGTGGACATTGATTTGTGCTTAATGGAATCCACCGCCGCGACACTTTCCGGTGTTTATGAGGAATTTATAACAAGTGGGCGCTTAGATAATTTGGCCTCTTGCTTTGCATCAGTTGCCGGATTTTCCGATTTTATTCTGCATCCAG AAGGTAATGATGATTCTATTGTTGGTATAGTAGCATATAACTATGAGGAAATCGGTTCCACGTTGGAATATGGAGCTAACTCTGAAGTTACTTCAAATTGGTTgaacaaaatattttcGACACTTGGCTCCAAGTTACAGGAAACTAGCTCGAGGTCACTCTTGATTAGTGCTGATATGGCACATGGAGTTCATCCAAACTATCCTGAAAAGCATATTGATACTCATATGCCCTACTTTCACAAGGGTGTTGTTATAAAAAGAAACGTAAACGGTAGATATGCTACTGATATCAAATCCTCATCAATTATCAAAGCAGTTGCAGAAAAGGTGGATGTTCCTCTACAAGACTTCAGAACCGGAAATGATACTCCATGCGGTTCCACAATTGGACCATACCTATCGAGCAGATTGTGTATTCCTGTGGTAGACGTGGGAATTCCGCAACTTGCCATGCATTCTATTCGCGAAACCTGCAGTCTTGTTGATGTTTTCGATTTTTACTCCCTCTCAAAG GCactcttttcatcatcaaatatCATAGATTCTTATAATGGATATAATTAA
- a CDS encoding conserved hypothetical protein (encoded by transcript BEWA_043150A) — translation MDPVPSILEPPTSISNKTKNIDLLFEAKKLKIYWKPDLEYNCLDHRYSSWETGARISQDRLTFIGTKHWSTSLTRGCADAGKWYFECTINQPDKNWKTFKVRGWDGNYKAVEDLIEDFPDLRNSLQPSVRIGFGTRLARLESPIGDNPFGCAILQDSGGVINDGIVKESEICSELNVGDVIGCAISLKEPKTILPDPRGNVHLWPFLRKGLLTDVSNQTSINEAKILNEGSFYQVSVNGIWSKNVMEDIYCVEYHPGISTFMGGSATINLGPNFVHSPPDESFRNALEMGNSRYPCKEDLIKFWLLGDTSVLSTNAIIVRGYTETASGI, via the exons ATGGATCCTGTCCCCTCAATACTAG AACCTCCTACTAGCATTAGTAACAAAACTAAAAACATTGATCTTCTTTTCGAAGCCAAAAAACTAAAGATCTATTGGAAGCCGGATTTAGAATACAATTGTCTGGACCATAG ATACTCATCTTGGGAAACCGGAGCAAGAATATCGCAAGACAGACTAACATTTATTGGAACTAAACATTGGTCCACTTCACTAACTCGTGGATGTGCGGATGCTGGTAAATGGTATTTCGAATGTACCATAAATCAACCAGACAAGAACTGGAAAACATTTAAAGTACGTGGCTGGGATGGAAATTATAAGGCAGTAGAGGACTTAATAGAG GATTTTCCTGATTTGAGAAATTCCTTGCAACCATCAGTTAGAATAGGTTTTGGTACGAGACTCGCTCGCCTCGAAAGCCCAATCGGAGATAATCCATTTGGATGTGCAATTTTGCAG GACTCTGGCGGAGTTATAAATGATGGCATTGTTAAGGAAAGTGAAATCTGTAGTGAACTAAATGTTGGTGATGTGATAGGGTGTGCTATATCACTCAAAGAACCAAAAACTATTCTTCCTGATCCACGTGGGAATGTTCACCTATGGCCATTTTTAAGAAAAG GACTCCTTACGGACGTGTCTAATCAAACCTCAATCAATGAGGCCAAAATATTAAATGAAGGATCCTTTTATCAGGTTTCCGTTAATGGAATATGGTCTAAAAATGTAATGGAAGATATATACTGTGTAGAGTACCATCCAGGAATCTCTACATTTATGGGTGGGTCTGCCACAATAAATTTGGGGCCTAATTTTGTTCATTCACCTCCGGATGAATCCTTCAG GAATGCTCTGGAAATGGGTAATTCTCGCTATCCTTGCAAAGAAGACCTGATAAAATTTTGGCTTTTGGGGGATACATCGGTATTATCTACAAACGCAATAATAGTGAGAGGATATACTGAAACAGCCAGTGGAATTTAA
- a CDS encoding hypothetical protein (encoded by transcript BEWA_043110A), with protein MSNFTCMGLSLILNSLKCLETPNYDIIDLVANQICLNMDKANMQDITLIANSLSYFHIYHLRFWNSLSSSLSLRHHQITPLQSSLLVAAMAKLDIRLYRVPFILGILKSKLYPSVDKNELPSNLLTLVMHSFAKLEFDARNFYSLCVSSFGNILLERPEQVDGQSHVLFLYASVCLLEPEHQIVENSLRYISTKSEYLNNYKTIKLKAVVDFLDYKYPDFVNNLDEKLKSFINTLKSTKTKKVDEIDMILCDRLKENFLDGPLKSQDYWKRVELNIKEMYSLITFMLTYT; from the exons ATGTCTAATTTTACATGCATGG GTCTATCACTGATCTTAAACTCCTTAAAATGCCTAGAAACACCAAACTACGATATCATTGATTTAGTAGCTAATCAG ATTTGTCTAAATATGGATAAGGCAAACATGCAAGACATTACTTTAATTGCAAACTCCCTATCATATTTTCACATATATCACCTGAG GTTTTGGAACAGTTTGAGTAGCTCCTTGTCACTGCGCCATCACCAAATAACACCTTTACAATCCTCGCTGCTAGTTGCAGCAATGGCGAAATTGGACATACG GCTCTACAGGGTTCCATTTATTTTGGGTATATTGAAAAGTAAATTATATCCATCGGTTGATAAGAATGAGCTTCCAAGTAACCTTCTAACACTAGTTATGCACTCTTTTGCAAAATTGGAATTTGATGCCCGtaatttttattctttatGTGTATCATCATTTGGAAATATATTACTGGAG AGACCAGAACAAGTTGATGGTCAATCTCACGTACTCTTCCTATATGCCTCCGTCTGTCTTTTAGAACCAGAACACCAA ATTGTTGAAAACAGTTTGAGATATATTTCAACAAAATCGGAGTATCTGAACAACTATAAAACAATAAAGCTAAAGGCTGTTGTAGATTTTCTAGATTACAAATATCCAG ATTTCGTTAATAATCTTGACGAAAAACTGAAATCATTCATTAATACACTGAAATCTACAAAGACTAAAAAGGTAGATGAAATAGATATGATATTGTGCGACAGATTGAAAGAAAACTTTCTCGATGGGCCATTGAAGTCTCAAGATTATTGGAAAAGAGTGGAGTTAAACATAAAAGAAATGTACTCTTTGATTACATTTATGTTGACATATACATGA
- a CDS encoding hypothetical protein (encoded by transcript BEWA_043130A) gives MDDKSANISSITNTLCVESRQEETDEKYSDVLNEVILHGESIPGLNNIHMNYREAWKIGRQGCLGTRRSFWDPRIFTMTWYFICDGTDPVNFLVLYPYKRKSGTNLKPIVIR, from the exons ATGGACGATAAAAGCGCGAATATATCGTCTATAACGAACACTCTCTGCGTAGAAAGCAG GCAAGAAGAAACGGATGAAAAATACTCGGATGTGCTTAATGAAGTCATTTTACATGGTGAATCTATTCCTGGGCTAAATAACATTCATATGAACTATCGGGAAGCATGGAAAATAGGAAGGCAAG GATGTTTGGGTACACGTAGGAGCTTTTGGGATCCAAGAATATTTACAATGACCTGGTATTTCATCTGTGATGGCACAGATCCTG TCAACTTTTTGGTACTTTATCCATATAAACGCAAATCTGGTACAAATTTGAAACCAATTGTAATAAGGTAA
- a CDS encoding superoxide dismutase Fe, putative (encoded by transcript BEWA_043090A), with product MAFKLPPLPYAVKDLAPHISEETLSFHYLKHHAGYVTKLNGLVKGTPLESKSVEELVKSENGAVFNNAAQVWNHAFYWNSMGPNCGGEPVGTIRKLIEDKFGSFGKFKEDFSSLLAGHFGSGWGWLVLKDDGTADIVQTHDAGSPLRDNLGKPLLVCDVWEHAYYIDYRNDRAAYINAWWNLVNWDFANKNLESSFTL from the exons ATGGCATTCAAACTTCCACCACTCCCATACGCCGTCAAGGATCTAGCACCTCATATTAGTGAGGAAACACTTTCCTTCCACTATTTGAAGCACCATGCTGGTTATGTCACCAAGTTGAATG GTTTGGTAAAGGGAACTCCTTTGGAATCTAAAAGTGTTGAAG AACTTGTAAAGTCCGAGAATGGCGCTGTTTTTAACAATGCAGCTCAGGTTTGGAATCATGCCTTCTATTGGAATTCTATGGGCCCAAATTGCGGTGGTGAACCTGTTGGAACCATAAGAAAGTTGATCGAGGACAAGTTTGGATCCTTTGGCAAGTTCAAGGAGGACTTTTCGAGTCTTCTTGCCGGTCACTTTGGTTCAGGTTGGGGCTGGCTTGTTCTTAAAGATGATGGGACTGCTGACATTGTTCAAACACATGATGCAGGATCTCCATTGAG GGATAACCTAGGAAAACCACTTTTGGTTTGCGATGTTTGGGAACATGCCTATTATATTGATTATAGAAACGATAGGGCCGCATATATCAATG CCTGGTGGAATTTGGTCAATTGGGATTTCGCCAACAAGAATTTGGAATCCTCATTcactttataa